A single window of Pectobacterium parmentieri DNA harbors:
- the fepB gene encoding Fe2+-enterobactin ABC transporter substrate-binding protein, protein MHKTIQRRIYAILAIVFSIFLSGCDSEEKTERMPASPAHHEGWPRTFQTLKGPLTLQQPPLRIVSTSVTISGTLLAINAPLIASGATSPRSAVADSKGFFSQWSQLAEERGVKPLYITEPNAEAIAAAAPDLIVIAATGGDSALKLYEQLSVIAPTLVIDYGDKSWQELAQQLSQVTGHEADALAVITRFEQRVNAVKNAIQLPPQPVSALVYYEDGRGVNLWTDASAQGQLLHELGFQLATPPAWLKTETSQGKRQDIVQVSGENMADSLTGRSLLLFSADENVVKKMLANPFLRYLEPVMQQQAWAMGPDTFRLDYYSASNMLDNIERHFRKP, encoded by the coding sequence ATGCACAAAACCATTCAACGGCGTATTTATGCCATCCTGGCGATTGTTTTCAGCATTTTTCTCAGCGGCTGTGACAGCGAGGAAAAAACCGAGCGCATGCCAGCCTCCCCCGCTCATCATGAAGGCTGGCCTCGGACGTTCCAGACGCTCAAAGGACCTTTAACGTTGCAACAGCCACCACTGCGCATCGTCTCAACCAGCGTGACGATCAGCGGTACGCTGCTGGCGATTAATGCGCCGCTGATTGCTTCCGGTGCCACCAGCCCACGCAGCGCCGTTGCCGATAGCAAAGGCTTTTTTTCTCAGTGGAGTCAGTTAGCTGAGGAGCGAGGCGTTAAGCCGCTGTATATTACCGAGCCTAACGCGGAGGCCATCGCTGCTGCCGCCCCCGACCTGATTGTGATTGCCGCAACAGGGGGAGATTCAGCGCTGAAGCTCTATGAACAACTGTCAGTGATTGCGCCAACGTTGGTGATTGATTACGGCGATAAAAGCTGGCAGGAACTTGCGCAACAACTCAGTCAGGTTACGGGGCACGAAGCCGATGCACTCGCGGTTATCACCCGTTTTGAACAACGGGTAAACGCAGTCAAAAACGCGATCCAGCTACCTCCTCAGCCGGTGTCCGCACTGGTTTATTATGAGGATGGGCGCGGTGTTAACCTCTGGACAGATGCCTCCGCACAGGGGCAATTGCTACATGAACTGGGCTTTCAACTTGCAACGCCGCCAGCCTGGCTTAAAACGGAAACGTCTCAGGGCAAGCGGCAGGATATCGTGCAAGTTTCCGGTGAAAATATGGCAGATAGCCTAACCGGTCGCTCATTACTGCTATTTTCGGCTGATGAAAACGTGGTTAAAAAGATGCTTGCCAACCCCTTCCTCCGCTATCTGGAACCGGTCATGCAACAGCAGGCATGGGCGATGGGGCCTGATACGTTCCGTCTGGATTATTACAGCGCAAGCAATATGCTTGATAATATCGAACGACATTTCCGTAAACCGTAA
- the yacL gene encoding protein YacL produces the protein MDYEFLRDVTGQVIVRMSMGHEAIGHWFNEEVKGQLTVLTDVEEAARSVAGSERQWRRVGHEYTLLLDEEEVMVQANQLSFTTDELEEGMSYYDEESLSLCGLDDFLTLVEKYREFVLH, from the coding sequence ATGGACTATGAATTTTTGCGGGATGTGACGGGCCAGGTCATCGTTCGTATGTCGATGGGACATGAAGCGATTGGGCACTGGTTCAATGAGGAAGTGAAAGGCCAACTGACGGTACTGACTGACGTCGAAGAGGCCGCGCGTTCCGTTGCTGGCAGTGAACGGCAGTGGCGGCGCGTGGGTCACGAATACACGCTATTGCTGGATGAAGAAGAAGTAATGGTTCAGGCAAATCAATTGTCTTTCACCACGGATGAACTGGAAGAAGGCATGAGTTATTACGATGAAGAGAGCCTGTCTTTATGCGGTCTTGACGACTTTTTAACATTGGTGGAAAAGTACCGCGAGTTCGTCCTGCACTGA
- a CDS encoding DeoR/GlpR family DNA-binding transcription regulator: MLPIERQRRIMEILTLNSRVLVAELVSLLQVSQETIRRDLSSLEKKGMLLRSHGGAVLAQKHQGKIINNINKNNEYELTFHQRTNENISQKMQIAKRALDFISVGDCLLLDSSTTCWFLARQLPDIELTVITNSLRTVQTLAPKGHIRTICLGGEYSDRDEDFNGVVAEQPLKEFLINKIFFSCSSLGNDGYLREGNENKAHLKQQMLLASERKYLLMDASKFLHPSFARICHYRDVDFLITDKLEDKDLTQELAWNGVNIIDCSQRPQSMQLINN; this comes from the coding sequence ATGCTACCGATTGAACGCCAGCGGCGAATAATGGAAATATTAACCCTAAATAGCCGAGTGCTGGTGGCGGAATTAGTCAGTTTATTACAAGTTTCTCAGGAAACCATTCGCCGTGATTTATCCAGTTTGGAAAAAAAAGGCATGTTACTGCGGAGTCACGGTGGTGCGGTATTAGCGCAAAAGCACCAAGGGAAAATAATAAATAATATAAATAAAAATAATGAGTATGAATTAACTTTTCACCAGCGCACGAATGAAAATATTTCGCAAAAAATGCAGATAGCCAAACGTGCGCTGGATTTTATTAGCGTGGGGGACTGTTTATTACTCGACAGCAGTACCACATGCTGGTTTCTCGCTCGACAATTACCCGATATAGAATTAACGGTAATAACCAATTCACTACGAACGGTACAGACATTGGCACCGAAAGGGCATATTCGCACGATCTGTCTGGGAGGGGAATATTCCGATCGTGATGAGGATTTTAATGGTGTAGTGGCAGAACAGCCGTTAAAAGAGTTTTTGATTAATAAAATTTTCTTTTCCTGTAGCAGTTTGGGTAATGACGGTTATTTACGTGAAGGGAATGAAAATAAAGCACACCTGAAACAGCAGATGTTATTAGCTTCAGAAAGGAAATATTTGCTGATGGATGCGAGTAAGTTTTTGCATCCTTCCTTTGCACGTATTTGCCATTACCGCGATGTGGATTTTCTTATTACCGACAAGTTGGAAGACAAAGATCTAACACAGGAATTGGCCTGGAACGGCGTCAATATTATTGATTGTTCGCAACGTCCCCAGTCCATGCAGTTAATTAATAACTAA
- a CDS encoding substrate-binding domain-containing protein has protein sequence MKRTFLACTLLALLSSAHADAAEKLRMGVVVKIGGIPWFNAMEAGIKSEAAKLGIDAWQVGPTAADPALQVRAIEDLIAQKVDIIGVVPNDPKVLEPVLKRAQEAGIKVLVHESPGQKYADWDFELVDAPTHGINHMKALAACMKEEGKYAMYVGSLTVPLHQEWTDAALEYQKTHYPKMQLVTDKFGVGESLDGSIRTSNELMSKYPDLKGIMAFGSQGPIGAGRAVMNRNKTDQICVIGAFSPGQGATLVNRGAIKGGYIWNPKTAGEVFVRLADMMQKNQPITDGMTIEGLGKVNVDAQARTILGNNTESLDKANLPKLIEMGL, from the coding sequence ATGAAAAGAACATTCCTCGCCTGTACCCTCCTTGCCTTATTAAGTTCCGCTCACGCCGATGCTGCCGAGAAATTGCGTATGGGCGTCGTCGTCAAAATTGGTGGTATTCCCTGGTTTAACGCCATGGAAGCAGGCATCAAAAGCGAAGCGGCCAAACTCGGTATTGATGCCTGGCAGGTTGGCCCTACTGCGGCAGACCCTGCTCTACAGGTTCGCGCGATTGAAGACTTGATCGCACAGAAAGTGGACATCATTGGCGTTGTGCCGAATGACCCGAAAGTGCTGGAGCCAGTGCTCAAACGTGCGCAAGAAGCGGGTATTAAAGTCCTGGTGCATGAATCCCCCGGCCAGAAATATGCAGACTGGGACTTTGAGCTGGTGGATGCGCCGACCCACGGTATTAACCATATGAAAGCCCTGGCGGCATGCATGAAAGAGGAAGGCAAATACGCCATGTATGTGGGGAGCCTGACGGTGCCTCTACATCAGGAATGGACCGATGCCGCGCTGGAATATCAAAAAACGCACTACCCAAAAATGCAGTTGGTAACCGATAAGTTTGGCGTGGGGGAATCGCTGGATGGGTCTATCCGTACCAGTAACGAACTGATGTCTAAATACCCTGACCTTAAAGGCATCATGGCCTTTGGTTCACAAGGGCCGATTGGGGCGGGGCGTGCGGTGATGAACCGTAATAAAACCGATCAGATCTGTGTGATTGGGGCGTTTAGCCCAGGGCAGGGTGCCACGCTGGTAAACCGGGGCGCTATCAAAGGCGGCTATATCTGGAATCCGAAAACGGCGGGTGAGGTGTTTGTTCGGCTGGCCGACATGATGCAGAAGAACCAGCCGATTACGGACGGTATGACGATTGAAGGATTAGGTAAGGTCAATGTGGATGCGCAGGCACGTACCATTCTTGGCAACAACACCGAAAGCCTTGATAAAGCCAATCTGCCAAAACTGATCGAAATGGGGCTGTAG
- a CDS encoding ABC transporter ATP-binding protein, which translates to MTHLLHANHLTLAYDKKIIAEHLSLSIPDNQFSVIVGPNACGKSTLLRALCRLLKPSAGEVILDGNNIHHLPTKALARQIGLLPQHAVVPDNITVAELVSRGRYPHQRLLHTWNQTDQKVLEEAMAATNISELAERHVDELSGGQRQRVWIAMVLAQQTPLLLLDEPTTWLDIAHQIDLLDLFYTLRHQHGRTLVAVLHDLNQACRYADHLIVMQAGRIMAEGKPADIVNADLIEQVFGMTSLIIDDPVSHTPLIVPCGRHHRIAEVTTARPPSIE; encoded by the coding sequence ATGACACACCTCTTACATGCTAACCACCTAACCCTCGCCTATGACAAAAAAATCATTGCGGAACATCTGAGTCTGTCAATTCCAGATAACCAATTCAGCGTGATCGTCGGGCCCAACGCGTGTGGAAAATCGACGCTGCTGCGCGCGCTGTGCCGATTACTGAAACCGTCAGCAGGGGAAGTGATTTTAGACGGCAATAATATCCATCATCTGCCCACTAAAGCGTTAGCCAGACAAATTGGCTTACTACCGCAGCATGCCGTCGTTCCGGACAACATCACGGTGGCCGAACTGGTATCGCGCGGGCGCTATCCGCATCAGCGCCTGTTACACACCTGGAACCAGACCGATCAAAAAGTTCTGGAAGAGGCGATGGCGGCGACGAATATTAGCGAGTTGGCAGAACGCCACGTTGACGAGCTCTCTGGTGGACAGCGCCAGCGGGTCTGGATCGCGATGGTTTTGGCGCAACAAACCCCGCTTCTTCTGCTGGATGAACCGACAACCTGGCTGGACATCGCGCATCAGATAGACCTGCTCGATCTGTTCTATACACTGCGGCATCAGCATGGGCGCACGCTGGTGGCCGTGCTGCACGATCTGAATCAGGCCTGCCGCTATGCCGACCATTTGATTGTGATGCAGGCCGGACGCATCATGGCAGAAGGAAAGCCTGCCGATATCGTCAATGCCGACCTGATCGAACAGGTATTCGGCATGACGAGCCTGATTATCGACGATCCGGTTTCACACACGCCACTCATCGTGCCCTGCGGTCGTCACCACCGCATAGCAGAAGTGACGACCGCCAGACCACCGTCAATCGAGTGA
- the fepD gene encoding Fe(3+)-siderophore ABC transporter permease, whose product MPVYPSSVANRTSYDPRRVDIRRWRGVTLCLLLITLGAIASLMLGAKSIAPEAVWMSLTGQLHNADSIIILDARLPRTLAGIIAGIALGGSGALIQALTRNPLADPGILGVNAGASFAIVMGIIWFGITDMASWLGFAWLGVLVTSVVVWVIGSLSGGRVNPIRLTLTGVALSAVLTGITSSVSLLNPDAFDQMRMWEAGTLDIRSLHNITLVAPIVLLGGGLALIIARALNALSMGDDIATALGTRTILIRSVAVIAIMLMCGSATALVGPIGFVGLMIPHIARWWAGPDQRWIVLYSMLLAPVLLLCADILARLLAPSELRVSIITAFIGAPVLIWLVRRHNIVGNER is encoded by the coding sequence ATGCCCGTTTATCCTTCCAGCGTAGCGAATCGCACATCATACGATCCTCGCAGGGTTGATATTCGACGCTGGCGTGGTGTCACACTATGTTTACTGCTCATCACGCTCGGTGCCATTGCCAGCCTAATGCTGGGTGCAAAATCCATTGCACCGGAAGCCGTGTGGATGAGCCTGACAGGCCAACTCCACAACGCAGACAGTATTATTATTCTCGACGCCCGTTTACCGCGCACGCTGGCAGGCATCATTGCCGGGATCGCGCTTGGCGGTTCCGGTGCGCTCATACAAGCGCTGACCCGTAATCCCCTCGCCGACCCAGGTATTCTTGGCGTCAACGCGGGTGCCAGTTTCGCCATTGTTATGGGCATCATTTGGTTCGGCATCACCGACATGGCTTCCTGGCTTGGATTTGCCTGGCTCGGCGTTTTGGTGACCAGCGTGGTGGTATGGGTTATCGGCTCGCTCAGCGGTGGGCGCGTTAATCCCATTCGCTTAACGTTGACCGGTGTCGCCCTCAGCGCCGTTCTCACTGGCATAACGTCTTCAGTTTCGCTACTGAATCCCGATGCATTTGACCAAATGCGCATGTGGGAGGCGGGTACGCTGGATATTCGTTCCCTGCATAACATTACACTGGTCGCCCCCATTGTGTTGCTGGGAGGCGGATTAGCGTTAATCATCGCCCGTGCGCTCAATGCATTAAGCATGGGTGACGACATCGCTACCGCACTCGGCACCCGCACCATATTGATCCGTTCCGTCGCCGTGATCGCCATCATGCTGATGTGCGGTTCGGCAACCGCGCTGGTGGGGCCTATCGGTTTTGTTGGCTTGATGATCCCGCATATCGCCCGCTGGTGGGCAGGACCAGACCAGCGCTGGATCGTACTTTATTCGATGCTGCTCGCTCCAGTGCTGTTATTGTGCGCCGATATTCTCGCCCGTCTACTGGCACCGAGTGAACTGCGCGTTTCGATCATAACCGCATTTATCGGCGCACCCGTACTGATTTGGCTGGTTCGCCGCCACAACATAGTAGGAAACGAGCGATGA
- a CDS encoding sugar ABC transporter ATP-binding protein, whose protein sequence is MTTLTEPQTLIALDSVSKTFGGNRALHEVDLSLAVGEVHCLAGTNGCGKSTLIKVVSGVYAPDAGSQISLFNGETVEEVQFPRLTPKQAREFGIQVIYQDLSLFPNLSVAENIAFEHNLKGLLGWYRAGTLRETALRVIGELNFDLDLDEKVSALSIAQRQQVAICRALVADARLVIMDEPTASLTRTEVNQLLRTVRYLKEKRICVVFVSHRLDEVLEISDRVTVIRDGRKIGTWPASEMDGHRLTELMTGLTLDYQRKTPTLNPDRTLLEVAGLTRAGQYHDINFTLREGEVLGLCGLLGSGRTELALSLFGMTRPDSGKIWLDSKPVTFRSHEDAIKAGIGYVSEDRLTLGLVQQQSVADNMVLTILDQLRNRFHLIDEYRKNKLIMNWIGQLGVRLADPQQAISTLSGGNQQKIVLAKWVLTQPKILILDSPTVGVDVGAKASIYALIHQLAQEGLAIILISDEVPEVYYNCDRILHFRNGAIHAEYQPEKLEQQQLAEVINA, encoded by the coding sequence ATGACGACGCTGACCGAACCACAGACATTGATTGCGCTCGACTCTGTCTCCAAGACGTTTGGCGGCAATCGCGCGTTGCACGAAGTCGATCTGTCATTGGCTGTCGGGGAGGTTCACTGCCTTGCAGGTACCAATGGCTGCGGAAAAAGTACCTTGATAAAGGTGGTTTCCGGCGTGTACGCGCCGGATGCTGGTAGCCAGATTTCGCTCTTTAACGGTGAAACGGTGGAGGAAGTGCAATTTCCCCGCCTGACGCCCAAACAGGCGCGAGAATTTGGGATTCAGGTGATCTATCAGGATTTGTCGCTGTTTCCCAATCTCAGCGTGGCGGAAAACATCGCATTTGAACACAACCTGAAAGGGTTGCTTGGCTGGTATCGCGCAGGAACGCTGCGAGAAACGGCGCTGCGGGTCATTGGTGAACTGAATTTTGATCTGGATCTGGACGAAAAGGTGTCGGCGCTATCCATCGCCCAGCGCCAGCAGGTTGCCATCTGCCGCGCACTAGTGGCGGATGCCCGACTGGTGATCATGGATGAACCGACGGCATCGTTGACGCGGACTGAAGTGAACCAACTGCTACGCACCGTGCGTTACCTGAAAGAGAAGCGCATCTGTGTGGTGTTTGTCAGCCATCGTCTGGATGAGGTGCTGGAGATCTCCGATCGCGTCACCGTGATCCGTGATGGGCGGAAAATTGGAACCTGGCCTGCCAGTGAAATGGATGGCCATCGTCTGACTGAACTGATGACGGGGTTAACGCTGGATTATCAGCGTAAAACGCCAACGCTGAATCCAGACCGCACGCTACTGGAGGTGGCTGGCCTGACCCGTGCAGGCCAGTACCACGATATCAATTTTACGCTGCGCGAAGGGGAAGTGCTGGGGCTGTGTGGGCTGTTGGGCTCTGGGCGAACAGAGCTGGCGCTGTCTTTATTCGGTATGACGCGTCCAGACAGTGGGAAAATCTGGTTGGACAGTAAGCCGGTGACCTTCCGTAGCCACGAAGACGCGATTAAGGCGGGAATTGGCTACGTTTCTGAGGATCGTCTGACGCTGGGGTTGGTGCAGCAGCAGTCGGTTGCGGACAATATGGTGTTGACCATCCTCGATCAGCTTCGCAACCGATTCCACCTGATTGATGAGTATCGTAAAAATAAACTGATCATGAATTGGATCGGGCAGCTAGGGGTACGCCTGGCCGATCCGCAGCAGGCGATTTCTACCCTGTCTGGGGGCAATCAACAGAAAATCGTGCTGGCGAAATGGGTGCTGACCCAACCGAAAATTCTCATTCTGGATTCGCCCACAGTCGGTGTCGATGTGGGGGCGAAAGCCAGTATTTACGCGTTGATCCACCAACTTGCGCAGGAAGGGCTCGCCATCATCCTGATCTCCGATGAGGTGCCAGAAGTTTATTACAACTGCGACCGGATTTTACACTTTCGCAATGGCGCTATTCATGCGGAGTATCAGCCAGAAAAGCTGGAACAACAGCAACTTGCCGAGGTGATCAATGCCTGA
- a CDS encoding ABC transporter permease encodes MPDFSFFKPKSSQGWLAWVLLVAIVFFSLTSDQFLSMQNLLDLAESYAVTGIFALGLFVVLVTGGIDISFAAVASVVQYLIATLFIQFQFDNAALSIVLAIACGIVFGMVNAVLIYSLRIVSIIITISMQSLLFGLLMWLTDGRSLYTLPEWWVTLRQVLPFTLGGLPFQVGLPLVTLLVITGLTWILLNKTHLGRQLYAVGGDQESARRIGIRVGLIHLFAYGYLGAMAAIGGLVQTYRMGEVVPNALVGGELDVLAATVLGGASLMGGKGTVLGTLMGVFLIAILKNGLNLIGVSSYFMNIVIGVVIMLAIAVTHYKKRKETDVSFV; translated from the coding sequence ATGCCTGATTTCTCCTTTTTCAAACCCAAAAGTAGCCAGGGATGGCTGGCCTGGGTACTGCTTGTCGCTATCGTATTTTTCTCACTGACCAGCGACCAATTTTTGTCGATGCAAAACCTGCTCGATCTGGCGGAAAGCTACGCGGTGACGGGGATCTTCGCGCTGGGGTTGTTCGTGGTGCTGGTGACGGGGGGGATCGATATTTCATTTGCTGCGGTGGCATCGGTCGTGCAGTACCTGATTGCCACGCTGTTCATTCAGTTCCAGTTTGATAACGCTGCACTCAGCATTGTGTTGGCGATTGCCTGCGGCATCGTGTTTGGCATGGTCAACGCGGTACTGATCTATTCGCTGAGGATCGTCTCGATCATCATCACGATCAGTATGCAGTCGCTGCTGTTCGGTCTCCTGATGTGGTTGACCGACGGCCGCAGCCTTTACACGTTGCCTGAATGGTGGGTCACGCTGCGGCAAGTCTTGCCGTTTACGCTGGGCGGCCTGCCTTTTCAGGTAGGACTACCGCTGGTCACGCTGCTGGTGATTACTGGGCTGACCTGGATCCTCCTGAATAAAACCCATCTGGGGCGTCAGCTCTATGCGGTCGGTGGCGATCAGGAATCCGCTCGCCGAATTGGCATTCGGGTGGGGCTGATTCATCTCTTCGCCTATGGCTATTTAGGGGCGATGGCCGCGATAGGGGGGTTGGTGCAGACCTATCGCATGGGTGAGGTGGTGCCGAATGCGCTCGTGGGCGGCGAACTCGACGTACTGGCCGCTACCGTACTCGGCGGTGCCAGCCTGATGGGCGGTAAAGGGACGGTTCTGGGGACGCTGATGGGGGTCTTCCTCATTGCCATCCTGAAAAACGGTCTGAATCTGATCGGTGTGTCCAGCTACTTCATGAATATCGTTATCGGCGTGGTGATTATGCTGGCCATCGCCGTCACACATTACAAAAAACGCAAAGAAACCGACGTCAGCTTTGTGTGA
- the entS gene encoding enterobactin transporter EntS: MAKSSVFLDFSLLKTNANFRAIFIARMLSVFALGMLSVGVPIQVQAMTGSTFQVGMAVALDGVGMFIGLILGGVLADRFDRRKLILFARGTCGLGFVALSINGFSDTPSLLALYVLAAWDGFFGALGMTALMAVIPILVGREHLPAAGALSMLTVRLGAILSPALGGVIIVAGGVGWNFAIAAIGTLATLIPLMRLPSLRPATSEPEPPLRALIGGVRFVCSHHVVGWVVLIGMLVSVIGAMRILFPTLANDVYHAGPSAVGLMFSAVPLGAMLGAFTSGWVSGVARPGLILLLCACGAFLSVASLGLVGHLVPALLALVCYGYLQAITGLLQFTLIQTHTPDPLLGRVNSLVTAQDVTGDSVGALGLGLMGRIFAPAMSILMFGGIAGLVILLALLVRPLRQCTFGEPDAVTQSDETEDKPATSA, encoded by the coding sequence ATGGCCAAATCCTCCGTTTTTCTTGACTTCAGTCTGTTGAAAACCAACGCGAATTTTCGCGCGATTTTTATTGCTCGAATGCTGTCTGTTTTCGCACTGGGTATGCTGTCCGTTGGTGTACCGATTCAGGTACAGGCAATGACAGGCTCGACCTTTCAGGTGGGGATGGCCGTGGCGCTTGACGGTGTTGGGATGTTTATTGGTCTGATCCTGGGCGGTGTACTGGCTGACCGTTTCGATCGCCGTAAACTGATTCTATTTGCGCGTGGCACCTGTGGTCTGGGGTTTGTCGCACTCAGCATTAACGGTTTTTCTGATACGCCGTCGTTGCTTGCGCTCTATGTGCTTGCGGCATGGGATGGTTTTTTTGGTGCGCTGGGGATGACGGCGTTAATGGCGGTTATTCCGATTTTGGTCGGGCGAGAACATTTGCCCGCAGCGGGTGCATTGAGCATGTTAACCGTCCGTTTGGGCGCGATCCTCTCACCCGCACTGGGCGGAGTGATCATCGTCGCGGGCGGCGTCGGTTGGAATTTTGCTATTGCTGCTATTGGAACGCTGGCTACCCTGATCCCGTTGATGCGTTTGCCGTCGTTACGCCCTGCAACGAGTGAGCCGGAACCGCCGCTGCGTGCCTTAATCGGTGGGGTAAGGTTTGTATGTTCGCATCATGTTGTCGGGTGGGTGGTGCTGATCGGCATGTTAGTCAGCGTTATCGGTGCGATGCGCATCCTTTTCCCTACGTTAGCGAATGACGTTTACCATGCGGGGCCGTCGGCGGTCGGGCTGATGTTTTCCGCCGTGCCGCTGGGCGCGATGCTTGGGGCGTTTACCAGCGGATGGGTATCTGGTGTGGCGCGCCCTGGTTTGATCCTACTGCTGTGTGCCTGCGGAGCGTTCTTATCGGTGGCGTCGCTAGGGCTGGTGGGGCATCTCGTCCCCGCACTGTTGGCGTTGGTATGTTATGGCTATTTACAGGCGATTACCGGGCTATTGCAATTTACCTTAATTCAGACTCACACGCCGGATCCTCTCCTTGGGCGGGTGAATAGTCTGGTGACGGCGCAGGATGTGACGGGGGATTCGGTGGGAGCATTGGGGCTTGGTCTTATGGGAAGGATATTCGCCCCAGCAATGAGCATTCTGATGTTTGGGGGGATTGCGGGACTCGTGATTCTACTGGCTCTGCTCGTGCGGCCACTGCGGCAATGCACCTTTGGTGAGCCAGATGCTGTCACTCAGTCCGATGAGACAGAGGATAAACCCGCCACCTCAGCGTGA
- the fepG gene encoding iron-enterobactin ABC transporter permease, which yields MSHYARHRRAVYSQLPRHIVLINSLLLLLCLLLFALAVSLGALQLPPLDIWRIFMGSPSVGATVITEWRAPRALSALLLGAGLGVSGAIFQSISRNPLGSPDIIGFNTGAYTGALIVIILLQGNGYEIASGAMLGGIATAALVYLLIWRKGITGFRLILIGIAISAMLSAFNTWLIVTGSLENAMTAALWGTGSLNGVTWMKVQPAIILIPLTIIGTLLLRTRLKLLEMGDDSARSLGVNAEASRLWLMLFGILLTAVVTAVAGPISFIALAAPQIARRLTRASATPLFSAGTIGAVLLLSADIIAQHAFATIQLPVGAVTVSIGGIYLIWLLIREARR from the coding sequence ATGAGCCATTACGCACGTCATCGCCGGGCCGTCTACAGCCAACTCCCACGCCACATCGTTCTCATTAACAGCCTGCTGCTGCTGTTATGCCTGCTGTTGTTCGCACTGGCTGTCAGTCTCGGCGCACTCCAACTCCCACCGCTTGATATATGGCGCATATTTATGGGTTCTCCGTCTGTCGGCGCTACCGTCATCACCGAATGGCGCGCGCCGCGTGCGCTCTCCGCGCTGCTGTTGGGCGCAGGATTGGGCGTCAGCGGTGCAATATTTCAGTCTATCAGCCGTAACCCGTTAGGTAGCCCGGATATCATCGGCTTCAATACCGGTGCCTACACCGGCGCACTCATCGTGATCATCTTATTACAAGGTAATGGGTATGAAATCGCGAGCGGTGCGATGTTGGGCGGCATTGCCACCGCAGCCCTGGTTTATCTGCTCATCTGGCGCAAAGGGATCACCGGGTTCCGCTTAATCCTTATCGGGATCGCCATCAGTGCCATGCTATCGGCCTTCAATACCTGGCTTATTGTCACAGGTTCACTGGAAAATGCGATGACGGCCGCGCTCTGGGGAACCGGCTCATTGAACGGCGTGACATGGATGAAAGTACAACCGGCCATCATCCTGATCCCCCTGACTATTATCGGTACACTGTTGCTACGCACGCGCCTGAAACTGTTAGAAATGGGGGATGACAGTGCCAGATCGCTGGGTGTTAACGCCGAAGCCAGCCGATTATGGCTGATGCTATTCGGTATTCTGCTCACAGCGGTGGTCACTGCCGTCGCCGGCCCGATTTCTTTTATCGCCTTAGCCGCCCCACAGATCGCCCGACGACTCACTCGTGCCAGCGCAACACCACTCTTTTCCGCTGGCACGATCGGGGCCGTGTTGCTGCTATCAGCCGATATCATCGCCCAGCATGCCTTTGCTACTATCCAACTTCCGGTAGGAGCCGTAACCGTGAGTATCGGCGGGATTTACCTGATTTGGCTGCTTATCCGTGAAGCGCGGCGTTAA